One window from the genome of Salvia miltiorrhiza cultivar Shanhuang (shh) chromosome 7, IMPLAD_Smil_shh, whole genome shotgun sequence encodes:
- the LOC130993299 gene encoding protein RESPONSE TO LOW SULFUR 2-like, translating to MAPTIAVPISGNRREAAAAETLKRRNEELEKELRDSLEREERMKEELRMTWERVRLAEEGAERLCSQLGELEAEAVDHVRESTAQITLLMDKLSLAHKLLQDASIDAISLTQ from the exons ATGGCTCCAACGATCGCCGTGCCGATCTCCGGGAACCGGcgcgaggcggcggcggcggagacgcTGAAGAGGAGGAATGAAGAGCTGGAGAAGGAGCTGAGGGATAGCCTGGAGAGGGAGGAGAGAATGAAGGAAGAGCTGCGGATGACGTGGGAGCGGGTGCGGTTGGCGGAGGAGGGTGCG GAGAGGCTGTGCAGCCAGCTCGGCGAGCTCGAGGCGGAGGCCGTCGATCATGTCAGGGAATCTACGGCACAGATTACGCTTCTCATGGACAAGCTTTCTCTTGCCCACAAACTTCTGCAAGATGCTTCCATCGATGCTATCTCTCTCACTCAATAA